A genomic stretch from Nilaparvata lugens isolate BPH chromosome 8, ASM1435652v1, whole genome shotgun sequence includes:
- the LOC111045594 gene encoding mediator of RNA polymerase II transcription subunit 21-like isoform X1, whose amino-acid sequence MSDRITQLQDLVSRLSCTFSESLGVIGQFSEPQKFPEMEELKRLRAEKRRLRAEQKKRKQVVSDLPMNQKKVLENSQHVNYSADFAKVIVQLSTHIDTIVDTLPDPFLSSELQARSLEVLQEENEEAAEKLDELLNTGEKLLKKIREARSFLSNGYLEAMSAK is encoded by the exons ATGTCTGACCGAATAACACAGCTACAAGATCTCGTGTCCCGTCTATCTTGTACGTTTTCCGAGAGTCTAGGAGTGATCGGACAATTTTCCGAGCCACAAAAGTTTCCCGAAATGGAAGAATTGAAACGGTTACGAGCCGAAAAGAGGCGTTTGAGAGCTGAGCAGAAAAAGCGTAAACAAGTCGTGTCGGATTTGCCAATgaatcagaaaaaagttttggAAAATAGCCAGCATGTCAACTATTCGGCCGATTTTGCCAAGGTAATCGTTCAACTTTCAACTCATATTGATACAATAGTTGACACACTACCTGACCCGTTTTTATCTTCAGAACTACAG GCAAGAAGCTTGGAAGTTCTgcaagaagaaaatgaagaagcagCCGAAAAGCTAGATGAGCTCTTGAATACTGGAGAAAAACTATTGAAGAAAATCAGAGAGGCCAGATCTTTTCTATCCAATGGTTATCTTGAAGCTATGTCTGCAAAATAG
- the LOC111045594 gene encoding mediator of RNA polymerase II transcription subunit 21-like isoform X2, which translates to MSDRITQLQDLVSRLSCTFSESLGVIGQFSEPQKFPEMEELKRLRAEKRRLRAEQKKRKQVVSDLPMNQKKVLENSQHVNYSADFAKARSLEVLQEENEEAAEKLDELLNTGEKLLKKIREARSFLSNGYLEAMSAK; encoded by the exons ATGTCTGACCGAATAACACAGCTACAAGATCTCGTGTCCCGTCTATCTTGTACGTTTTCCGAGAGTCTAGGAGTGATCGGACAATTTTCCGAGCCACAAAAGTTTCCCGAAATGGAAGAATTGAAACGGTTACGAGCCGAAAAGAGGCGTTTGAGAGCTGAGCAGAAAAAGCGTAAACAAGTCGTGTCGGATTTGCCAATgaatcagaaaaaagttttggAAAATAGCCAGCATGTCAACTATTCGGCCGATTTTGCCAAG GCAAGAAGCTTGGAAGTTCTgcaagaagaaaatgaagaagcagCCGAAAAGCTAGATGAGCTCTTGAATACTGGAGAAAAACTATTGAAGAAAATCAGAGAGGCCAGATCTTTTCTATCCAATGGTTATCTTGAAGCTATGTCTGCAAAATAG